From one Nematostella vectensis chromosome 7, jaNemVect1.1, whole genome shotgun sequence genomic stretch:
- the LOC116612434 gene encoding uncharacterized protein LOC116612434: protein MSDRLMFSLGSRLLLYCAVFFAFAVDFTDGERCESNQYTIDHGDGTSVCQNCQECPHGQGLEPSCGKKLYHPPKIECVSCTSGKTYSDTYGVSSCKPCHICTTRVKKNCTVESDTQCTDDCKHKPRTYYENSTHDCQPCSYCCKPESAVLQAECAAQGLPKQRQCSIHDTCPTPTPRFSGQTSLPAKSTTEYQTATEGPGGISKWSITWIVIAVIVAILLGIFIFYWIRRKKKKRERGRQQGQAGQNGGPEEGYPLRSQGQQECGIKIVHSPEQTLKTMQEGKSHSFVCNIMEPYPNCCSPRYQWYKDGIEIQGERRENLTLKHLTVPQFGVYYCSVSCSHHTNQEKTEDKELDVTPSPNKEYKKIYDLSQESESILVQLLSTKHSHSIGNWKKVGTEYGMERVTLNSFDGKDGAAQDVIDYIKSAKPDLTVYTFCKYLKTINRRDAVLKLEGELTVDKHLGEIPSGKREPKNTEKSNRAESGIELSSESLPLTVDLQSPSSPKNSPVHDRNVYVATPPRDPSPPLVKFKFSNPGLHESPYQSEDELDGKPPTRQSHQVSGNPLDRSFDSLEDRDEPKSLPGPENLERKRAYSRQQSSDSAKSNQSNTSEGGQPPRRKSSQTSLKNYFAKGKDALSRQLSNDPSPEERLQLTDDQTEDSPFLPRRDVDA from the exons ATGTCGGACAGATTGATGTTTTCTTTAGGAAGCAGACTGTTGCTTTACTGTGCGGTGTTTTTCGCATTTGCG GTTGATTTCACAGATGGAGAAAGATGCGAGTCTAATCAGTATACGATTGACCATGGTGATGGAACCTCCGTATGCCAAAACTGTCAGGAATGCCCGCATGGCCAAGGTCTCGAGCCATCTTGTGGAAAGAAGCTCTATCATCCTCCAAAAATAGAGTGTGTGTCTTGTACTTCTGGTAAAACTTACTCTGACACATACGGAGTAAGCTCATGCAAACCTTGTCACATATGCACAACTAGAGTAAAAAAGAACTGTACAGTTGAGAGTGATACACAGTGCACAGATGATTGCAAGCACAAGCCAAGGACATACTATGAAAATAGTACACATGACTGCCAGCCATGCTCCTACTGCTGTAAACCTGAATCTGCAGTGTTACAAGCAGAATGTGCTGCTCAAGGCTTACCTAAACAACGCCAGTGTTCTATACATGACACATGCCCAACACCTACACCAAGATTTTCAGGCCAGACAAGTTTACCCGCCAAGAGCACCACAGAATACCAAACAGCAACAGAGGGTCCTGGAGGCATCTCAAAGTGGAGCATTACTTGGATTGTAATAGCAGTTATTGTAGCAATATTATTGggaatctttattttttattggatACGtcggaaaaagaaaaagagggAAAGAGGGAGACAACAAGGACAAGCTGGTCAAAATGGAGGCCCTGAAGAAGGTTACCCTCTCAGGTCTCAAGGACAACAAGAGTGTG gcATTAAAATAGTTCACAGTCCTGAGCAAACTCTCAAAACAATGCAAGAAGGAAAAAGTCATTCATTTGTTTGCAACATTATGGAACCCTATCCCAATTGTTGCTCCCCAAGGTACCAATGGTATAAAGATGGAATTGAAATACAGGgggaaagaagagaaaatttGACTTTGAAACATTTAACTGTACCTCAATTTGGTGTATATTACTGTTCTGTGTCCTGCTCTCATCACACCAACCAGGAGAAGACAGAGGATAAAGAGCTTGATGTCACACCTTCACCAAACAAAG AGTACAAGAAAATTTACGATTTATCCCAAGAAAGTGAGAGTATTCTAGTTCAACTTCTGTCAACTAAACATTCACACAGTATAGGAAACTGGAAAAAAGTAGGAACGGAGTATGGAATGGAAAGAGTTACACTGAATTCTTTTGATGGAAAAGATGGTGCAGCCCAAGACGTGATAGATTATATAAAATCTGCCAAGCCCGATTTGACAGTTTACACATTTTGCAAATATTTGAAGACAATAAATCGAAGAGATGCTGTCCTTAAACTGGAAGGAGAACTTACAGTAGACAAGCATTTGGGAGAAATACCTTCCGGGAAGAGGGAGcctaaaaatactgaaaaat CAAATCGGGCGGAAAGTGGAATAGAGCTTTCCAGCGAATCTCTGCCGCTAACGGTCGACCTACAAAGCCCATCAAGCCCAAAAAATTCACCAGTGCACGACCGTAATGTGTACGTGGCTACCCCTCCACGGGATCCATCACCTCCTCTTGTCAAGTTTAAGTTTTCTAACCCTGGACTGCACGAATCTCCTTACCAAAGTGAAGACGAACTGGATGGCAAGCCGCCTACGAGGCAGTCTCATCAAGTCAGTGGTAATCCATTAGACAGGTCTTTTGATTCACTTGAGGATCGCGATGAACCGAAAAGCTTGCCTGGGCCGGAAAATCTCGAGAGAAAGCGTGCCTACTCGCGACAGCAAAGCTCGGATTCGGCCAAATCAAACCAATCGAATACAAGTGAAG